From Thermoanaerobaculia bacterium:
GCGCCCGTTCGAGGAGCGAGACGAAGGGGCGCAGCGCGAGCGAGAGGAAGAGGGAGAAGAAGATCGTCACGAAGAACGCCTGCCCGTAGGACAGGAGCGCGATCGCCGCGGCGAGCGCGAGGAGGCGCATGCCCCCCCGTCCGAGGGCGGGCGTCCGCGAAGCCGGGGGCTCGCCGCCGTTCACCGAAAAAAAACCCCCTCGGCCGGAGGGGGTTGAAGAGAGCGGGAGAAACGAACGGTCATGAGCCGGACACGAGGGTGACGACGATCACGGCGCGCCGATTCTTCGCGCGCCCTTCCGCGGTGCCGTTGTCGGCGACGGGATCGGCCGACCCCCGGCCCGCGGTCTTGATCCGCGCGCCGTCGATTCCGTGGCGTTCGACGAGGTAGGCCTTCGCCGCCTCCGCCCGCTCGGACGAGATCTTCATGTTGGCGGCTTCCGACCCGCCGTTGTCGGAATAGCCGGTGATGACCGCGGTGGAGTTGAGGTCGTTCTTCATCCGCAGGGCCACGCCGTCGAGGATCGCCTTGGCGATGTTCGTGAGGCGCGCTCCCCCCTTGTCGAAGCCGATCGTGTCGGTCGTCGTGCGGGTTTGGGGCGCCGGCGGGGCGGCGGGAGGCGCGCTCTCGACGGCGGGAGGCGGGGCCGCTTCGACCGCCTCCGCCGCGGCGGGTTCTTCGGTCGTCACGGCCGCGGGCGGCGGCAGCGGCTTCGGAGGCGCCGGCGGCGCGGGGAAGGGCGCATAGTGCACCCCCACGATTCCCCCCACCGGGTTCGGCGAGAAGCCGTGGCGCACGAGCTGATCGACGTTCGCGTTGAGCGCGGCGGTGACTCCCCAGCCGCTGTGGCCGAAGAACACGCGCACGCCGCTCGCGAAGTACGACCAGTCGGGAGACTTGATGTCCGGCGAGCCCTCGCTGATCGAGGCGTTGTCGTAGATGCTGCGGTCGAGCTCCGAGATCCAGTGGACGGGCCCGAAGGGGACGTCGGTGCCGACCGCGAATCGCAGCCGGTTCGGGACGCGGATGTCGGGGTCCGTCGACCGGCGACCGGAGAGGAGATAAGAGACGTTGCCCGTCACGATGCCGATCGAGCCGGACGCCCCGAACTCCCAGTCCGTGCGGCGGGTCTCCACGAAATCCTGGTCGTTGGCGACCGGGACGTGCGCCGCGGTGTAGAGGGCGATGCGCCCGCGCGAGCCGGCCTCCCACATCGACACCTTGAGGCCGACGCGGAGCTTCGCGGGATCGGTCAGCTTGAAGGAATCGAAGTACTCCTGGCCGTTGACGACGCCGGTCGTCCAGCCACCGCGGCTTTCGTCGCGCTCCTCGCCGGCGGAGGCGAAGATCTCGGCGTGATTGGCGATGCCGTACGCGAGGCTGCCGCGGAAGGTCGTGTTCGTGTGGCCGCGCTGGCGGTCTTCGGCCGGAAAGTTCGGATCCTCGCCGGCGGTCAACTTCAGGTTCTGCACGTAGAGACCGAAGGAGAACGCCCTCGCCGGCAGCACGTCGCCGGTCGGGATCGTGAAGAGGCCGGTATCGCCGCCGAAATCGGGGGCGAGGGGACCGGTGTACGGCGAGGGTGAATAGACGCCGACGCCGAGCTGGCCGGCGTAGACCTGAGCCCGAACCCTCGTCGGAATCGCCAGGAGCAGGAAAGCCAGGACGAGCGGCGCCCGGCGCGCAACCTTCATAGAAACTCCTTTCTCCCCAGTCTCCGCTACCATGCTTGGATCCGCCGGCCGATGCCGGAAATTGGCTTCAGTA
This genomic window contains:
- a CDS encoding OmpA family protein, whose translation is MKVARRAPLVLAFLLLAIPTRVRAQVYAGQLGVGVYSPSPYTGPLAPDFGGDTGLFTIPTGDVLPARAFSFGLYVQNLKLTAGEDPNFPAEDRQRGHTNTTFRGSLAYGIANHAEIFASAGEERDESRGGWTTGVVNGQEYFDSFKLTDPAKLRVGLKVSMWEAGSRGRIALYTAAHVPVANDQDFVETRRTDWEFGASGSIGIVTGNVSYLLSGRRSTDPDIRVPNRLRFAVGTDVPFGPVHWISELDRSIYDNASISEGSPDIKSPDWSYFASGVRVFFGHSGWGVTAALNANVDQLVRHGFSPNPVGGIVGVHYAPFPAPPAPPKPLPPPAAVTTEEPAAAEAVEAAPPPAVESAPPAAPPAPQTRTTTDTIGFDKGGARLTNIAKAILDGVALRMKNDLNSTAVITGYSDNGGSEAANMKISSERAEAAKAYLVERHGIDGARIKTAGRGSADPVADNGTAEGRAKNRRAVIVVTLVSGS